Below is a genomic region from Rhinatrema bivittatum chromosome 8, aRhiBiv1.1, whole genome shotgun sequence.
aacatacaactCATGGTGCAAACcagtgaaaaaaaatttctgaCCCCCCAAATCTGGCAATTGGCTGCCATCCCTACAGTCTCACAGCATGGTTATACCCACCCAAAGTCTTTTCCCTTCACAGCTTTTTCAGTTTCCTTTAGAACAAGCCCAAAGAAAAGGGTGAGGATATATTTGACAAGGCACAGACAAGTGGTAGTGAAGGACAGGACACGTGATGGTCCAATCCAATCCTCTTGCCCTCCCTGCACGAGGCATACTCACAATTTCACACTCCCTGCGCGTGACGTTAACCTGGGTCAGGATTTTCAGCACCTCACTCTCGTCCACGGCAAAATCCTTCACTTTAATTTCTGCGAAAGAAGATGGCCATATAATCATACGTCAGAGTGGGTGGGGAGGCTAAAAGAAACACATTCCCCACTGGGAGGGACTGCAGCTTCTGTTTTGGTTACTGGAACTCCCCATGAGGCATCAGGGCCATATCATTACACATTCACTCCCTGTAAATCATATTCTAGTGATGGGTCTTAGCACACTGACTTCAAAACCACTGACAACAGACTCACCCACAGGAAGCTGCATACAGACTCTGACCTACAGCAACTTAGAACACAGAACATGAACTTGACTGTGGTTGAAGGACTTGCGTAACGTGTAAGGTGGCACATGCCCACATGCTTAGTGGGCAATTCTGGAACAGCCCACAGAAAAGTCAGCAAATAGATGCATTTTAAAATAACAGGGGAAGAGAATTTAAATATGAacgaatatgggggggggggggggggcgttaccAAATGTTTTATGCATTGGATGCATGATGCTGTCACTCTGGAGCTGTGTATATTCTTTGtatattattctttatttatattataCTCATGGTTCATATGTACTAAAGTATATGCCCCAACTGTTGCTGTTATCTTTTTAACAAacttgtttataaaaaaaaaattacaaaaaaaaaaaaaaagttaacctcACCAAACATACCCCTCCTAATTTTTGCACAGgaatttttcttgaaattttatGCACCtacttttggaaatgcaaagtatgcatgtaagtgcaaacccctcccccagccctgccctgGGAACACCTCTACTCAGTCTGGATCCCTCACTAGGAACCCcgacccctgggaggaaggctcaacgaaaaaaaaagagcagaaaaaaaaatgctgtctccagccaccatctgctggagggaccagagaaatactgaggaaatgCAGGTGtatgcaccagccaccatctgctgtagagaagacagagaaatactgaggaactgcaggtgtaTGCACCAGCCACcaatgctggagacagagaaataccgaggaaCTGCAGGCTgatgcaccagccaccatctgctggagacagagaatacgaGGAACTGCAGggtggcaccagggattatgaagcagtgtcagtgaaaactttctctgtctccatctgctggcaggatgaataaaccaggagtctggactgatccaggtacggaCAGGGAACTACAGAAATGCCCTTGAAAATGGCGCTTTTTAATTTATACCCAACCTCTCCTTAGCAAGGAAGGCCAACGTAGTAAAATATTAGAGCTAAAAGTCCTGGCAATGCCAGTTCTCAGCAAAGAGAGGTGCAAGGCAGACTGCCCAAACCCCAAGAAAGCACTCAGCACCAAGCACAGGCACTCACTTATCTGCTCCCGATAGCGTGCAACCAGGTGGATGTCGTACTGCGTCACCAGGGTTATAGCAATTCCATGGCGACCTGCGGACAAAAGGGAGGACAGGACTCTTTGTATTAATGCAAATatagcagcagcagtgccaggcGCAAGCTTTGTAGGCCAGGCCAAGCTCCACCAGATTCCAGCAGATTAAAGGTGACCTGCCAGCACCCACCCTATAAACAGTGTGGCACTTACATACCTGCCCGAGCTGTGCGGCCCACACGATGGATATAGAGCTTGGCAGCCCGGTGTGTTGTGGTTTATCACACTTGGACGGTTGGAATATCTAATCCTCTACAGGggagaaaaagaataaaatgttTATATAGCCCCAAGTCCTTCTCAGTACATCAGAAGCTGAACCTGTTGACTGGTGCACACTGTTTGCTCAGGAATTAGTGTGAAATGCTGTACCTGCTGCAGGTCAAAGATCTTTCCTCGACTTAAAATCCagctacaggaaaggaaaattggttcttgcctgctaatttcattcctgtagtaccaccagatcagtccagactcatgggtttacctccctgccagcagatggagacagagaaagtttcactgacactgtccgtaacccagtgtgccacctgcagtccctcagtattgacctgtacccaagccaacatGACAGcaacactgttggaaacaggatgctgggcttgatggacccttcgtctgacccagtatggcaatttcttatgttcttactgggtTATGGGTAGACAACACAAAGGAAAGACCAGTCTCTTTAGATGTAGGGATACTTTTATTTGCCATGCAACTTTACAGGATAATATAACATCCAcctgactcaggctgagtttcaccCAAACAACTAGGTTGCATCAGGGGGTAAAATGAAGTTTATCGCGGTGGTAGGTAATAATTGGTATTTGCTCTATACGTTAGTCTGCTCGAACCTGCAACCTTCTCTAATTCCATTTGCTAGCAGGAGGAAAAACCCAGGagtatggactgatctgggtatgtacaaggAAATTTAGCTCTTTTCCTGCAAGTGCTCCGGCTATGGACCAGCCAGTTTGCGGAGGGGTAAACCCAGAATAATTCTGATGCTTTGACAGAGAAAGATTCTCTGCAGCTCTAGCATCTCCAGGACCCAACACAGCAGCTGCCCATTTCTGGGCTCTAATGATTCCTCTCCAGTCTTACCCCCTTTAATTTCACAGATTATTGGATATGGTTTGACCCACatccatttctgtttttaaagctAGCACCTTCCCCAATTACACTTTTCCACTTCCTGTGCGGTATCCAAACTTGATGAGTATCTGCGCTATGCATGCAAAGGGATACCGGTGATGCACAGTGCCGCAGCACCATAatgtatttacatgcaaaaagcTGGGTGTGGCTAGATAGGATGAGTTTCTAAAATTACTAATAATTGCCTCAAACAGATTAAAAATCTGACTGGATTTTGCTGGTGTAACTGCCAACTGATTagattatcattattattatatcTAACAATTAATAGATAGGTATAGCACAGGAAATCATTTATGATGTATAAAATCTATCACGCTCACAAAGGACTGAATTATATTAAGCCCTTTCTGCACAATAAGTTAAATCTTTTTAAATCCACAGTGGACTTAAAATAAAAGTGAATTATACGTCAAGTGAAAATACAGATTTATTCAGTGCTAATATGGTAGCATGACAGGATGTAAATCGTTGAAATATTTTTCTGAGCAATTAacagaattcagcagcaagaCAAAATGCTGATCCCCTGGTGTTTGTTCACTAATTTCCCAGACTGTCCCAGCTAAGGGCCCTGCGCCTCCTACCTTGCAGCCAAGTCGGTGGCAATAAGAATCTTGAAAATGCTGGACTTGAATTTGGCGAGGTTGCAAATCTCTGCTTCTGTTAACGAGGAGAAGAAACTGGGGTTAGAAAACGCTGCAGTGTACTCGGCTCCAAGATCACCTGGAAGGAATTCAGTCTGCCTGGACAGATAATGTAGACCCTTTGTCAGAGCTCCTCAAAAAGGAAGATCAGTCTGGAGAAACTGCTAAAAATAGTCaaaattctcctcccccccccccattcaccttTTCCAATTGTGGATTGAAAATTTCGATGTCAAAATATTCCCATTCCGCAGAACTTCTACACTGGTactatattaagaacataagaaattgccatgctgggtcataccaagggtccatcaagcccagcatcctgtttccaacagaggccaaaaccaggcccaCACCCTCCACATCTGCGTGCAAACGCCGCCACCTGTAGGCCACTGTCTCATACGGCAGCTCCCAAAAACCCAAAGAGCCACCCCATGCCCAGGCACACAACTCCACTACCCAATCgcaagcttaagaacataagaagtgccttACTAGCTCAGACCAAGGGGGtttagcccagtatcctgtttccaacaagaggccaaccaggccacaagaacctggcaagtacccaaacaccaagaagatcccatgctactgatgccagtaatagcagaggccattccctaagtcaacctgattaataacagtaatggatttctcctccaagaacttatccaaaccttttttgaacccagctacactaactgcactaaccacatcctttggcaacaaattccagagctttattgtgcgttgagtgaaaaagaattttctccaattagtcttaaatgtgccacatgctaacttcatggagtgccccctagttcttctattattcgaaagtgtaaataaccgagtcacatctacccgttcaagacctctcatgatcttaaacacctctatcatatccccccctcagccgtctcttctccaagctgaacagctctaacctcttcagccctttcttcatatgggagctgttccatcccctttatcatattatGTAAGACTCTAGGTAGAAGGCATCTCTATCCACTAAAGAAGCACAAGATTAAAAAAACCTGATTTTGTTTTcagctttatttttatatttattgacttTCACTGGTGGGTTTGTTTTGTGCTTACCTCCTGAGTGCTGGAGAGACAGCGCTCAGAGCACTGTGGGGGAGGAAACAGGAAGAATCCAAACGCAGCCTGTGTGTAAGCATCTCTTCCTCAGAGCTCTGCTCTCGATAATTACCATGgcggagggggtgtgtgtgtgtggttaccCCACCTCAGAGTGATTACTGCCCACATTAGCGTGCAGGGAGATTGGAAGGTCACATGGTGATGTCAAGTGAATCGGTCAAGGTTGCATTATGAGCAGGTATGAGAAATGATTCATGGCCACCTTTAATTTGAGGTTATGCTGTCAGTTCTGAACATAAAACAGTCCATGAAGGACAGGATGGCGGTTATcaagaaaataaaacttaaagAGCTGTTTGAGAAAAGAAGAAGTGTTCCTAACAGCAACAGCTCTACTTTAAGCTGAATTTTTTTTAGTATTCCCCATGGTTCTGTTAAAGATCATTACAATGTTATGTTTCAATTTAACAAAAACCAGAAAGTTGCAAAAGGTTATCTGGTTGTAAACATTTGCTTCTTATGCGCAGGCCTGAGTCTCGCCCCCTCCTCCCTTGTTCCATCATGGAGTGcaatgcccctctccccccccctcacctgttTCATCATGGAATGCAACGCAACCGAGGGGAAGTTAAATTCTCGCAGCATCATGTTCAAAATCTGGCAGGTCCTGAAAAATCCAAAAGCGACAGGAGGAAAAGCAAGATGAAACATCACCAGCTCCTTGCTTCAGCTGACATTCTCCAAGGAAACAAATACAGTTTTTTTAGAACGATCTCTGGGTAGCatgactggggctgccccggtaTTTTTGGGGCTGATTCTCCAAACCTTTACCCAAGATCTGATAAAATGGAGAGAAACAGAATAAGCAGACAGGTTCACATGGACACACAGAAATATTTGGAGGTTTTGacccttttattggaccaacagaCAGAGACATTGCAGTTCATAAGCTTTTGAGACCCACTGTAAATTGGGGATCCACGTGGTCTCAGAAGCTGTGTTTATGCAATCACAACTTACTTACATTTTCTCCAAGACCCATGTACCTACTGGATTTCTGCACTTCGGCTAGAACCTGTTCCCAAACTCACTTGCAGGTGCTGGTGAAGATAATAATGGACCAGTCCTCATGCTCATCCTGAAATTTCTGGATTAAGTGGACCAGGTATGCATCCTTGACTTTCTCTGGCACGAGGATATATCGCTGATCCAGTTCATCCACTGTCCGCACCCTGGAAAAGAAACCCCAGGGGTAATCAGGGCTGAAAGGAACGTTTCACTCCGCATTGCGCCATGGAAGCACTGCCGACTCACTCTGAGCTGGCTTCCCAGAAGAAGGGTTTGTTCATGGCGATGCCCTTCAGCTGCTGCAGGGTGTCTGTCAGCGTGGCACTGAAGAGCAGTGTCTGCCGCTGCTTGGGGACGGCACCCAGGATCACCTCCAGGTCCTTCGTGAAATCCGTGCAGCCCTGTTCAAGCAGTCGGTCTGCCTCATCCAAGACCTGATCCGTGAGATTGCACAAAGCACAGAGAGAAATGGGCAGGGGAAAAGCGGATTTCAGTGCAGCGCCAAGATGAAATGACACGGGGAGGCACCATCACATGGCCAATGACACTACTGCATGTGTTCATCCATGTTCGATAGCATCAATAGCTGACTACCGGCTTTTTCTCTCACTGCAGCAATTTATTATTTTCGAATCACTAAAACAGGAATTTTCAGTCAAAATGTATTTGCTGCACCTttgtgggatttatttatttaaaatatttgcagcCCGCTGATCTACAAAAGTCAACAGGTAACAGAACAATCACATTACATCATCATAAAAGcataaaactattaaataaacaaaaatcaaaacaataaacaaaaaacgGTAAAACAAGGAATATCACCAGAAGCAAAGCCTGTTAAGAGTTTTCAGAACTCCTGGTCCTAGCTGCATTGCCAAGCCCCTCAAGACACAGGAAAATCAAAATTTCCACCCACTACGGGCAAATTaaatgcagggaaaaaaaaaaaaaaaaaggtctttaatGGTTTTCTAACACACAggtaattattttgttttaaatattctgGATGTTTGTAAGCTCTGCCTTGTGGTCTCCCTTTGATATGACCGAATGCTTTGCAAACACAGAAGGAAGACATCCCCAGGACCTGGAGCTGCTCACTGGCCAAATTCTGATCAGACTGCTTTGTCCCCTGGGCACAATGCCAACACCTACCACAACTTGGGTTTATACACTGACAGTCATTTGAACAGTGAACTAAGCCTCTGAAACATACATGCAGCCACCTCCGGGATAGAACGCTTGGCTACCAGTTTTGGCATGCAATCTATGAGCAAATGTTCCTGGTGAGCAGGTGGCAGAGTTGCAATGCGATATGTGAGAGCAACTTTCTGCAGCCACTAAAACATTAGaatacagcaacaacaaaaatgttgtatgtacacacacacacacattgaagaaattacttgcctgataattttgttttccttagggtagacagatggactcaggaccaatggggttatgctcccctgccagcagatggagacagagtcaggtttcaaagctgacgtcaccctagatacactcctgcagtgacctcagctctccagtattctcttcaaaagccattgtggacatagtattgaaaaacttgattacaaatttgattaaaacttgattaCAAAACGGacaaccgtaactgtactcaaccaaacataagcgctgaatcccagcaagattatagatgccctgatctagagATTGGGTGACAGCTTACCCGTAACCTTTTGGAATCGATATTTACCTCATGGGCGATTCCTTGGCACCATTCTCGGGCAGCTgagggcgggatactgagtccatctgtctacactacggaaaacgaaattatcaggtaagtaatttctccatttccatatctatctatctatctctatatatatctatatagatatagatatatatcctcacagtgctgacacaggaaggattccagTGTAGCAGGCAGCACAAAGAATGTCTCTTGTGCTTCTTTCCTGCCGGAGCCATAGTCAACTGTAACTTGTGCGTTGAGCCGGCTAGCACTTGATTCGAGCTTGCACAGATTCACCCTGCTGTGCGCAAGTATAAACGCCCTTAAGCACGAATGTATGCGTCTGATTCTGCGCAAGCGTATGTGTGCAACTATGTGTGCGGTTATGTGCTCAGGTAGGCACACAGGTATGCGCATGTTAGGCACACGGCACTGTGCATACTGACGGTCTATGGGGGGAAATGGCGCAGCACAAAACGCACACAAGATGGCACCACCGTGGCCTGCCACGTGGAGTGCCCACCGAGcctgaagcagggcctagcccatcagggggccactcaacccgctcagaaacccccttcccttgccccaaTGGGATCAGGAACGTCGTTGGTACGGCATGCCAAGCAAGAGACTGGAGGAAGCACTTACCGGAGCCCTTCCACATCTCTGAATTGGAGGAgtcctattatttttttttttttttaatttacctgggctcagcgcttaccagctgagtacagagacagtctccagctgtgggggaagagggctttggccttcaCTGCCGCgtttggcttcctgcacccgctgcctttcaggtgcttcaacagcaaagtccacaccggaaaccagctaccagaccaaggcaaaGCTCTGAGGAacctcggaaatcacctcagaaattctcagtTGGGGGAGGGACTTttaggtatcatcgcaggagagcggggctcaaatCTTTCTCcaacttaaaggtaaattttcctgCTTCTAACGAGTACTGCAATCCCGCTAAACACCAATGCTGGTGTAGGGAAagcacgtccacatctgctaggagacggagagatactggagggctgaggtcactgcaggggtgtatgtaaggtaacgtcagctttgaaacctgactccatctccatctgttagtaggggagcacataacccattggtcctgagtccatctggctacatgctaggaaaatatagatacatatatacTTTTACCATTCACTTCATCAGTTGCTCCATACAAAGTGAGTTTTTTCTAGTTATACAGTAATGGCCTCAATTTTACAGGTAATTTGCACTAATCATGGAATCCGTAGTGTCCCATTTTTTGCTATATGTATACATGTCTTGCAATTTGATAATTTTTGGGTTGTATTCATAGATTTGTCTTACGTTGAACGTTGACCaaattccccctgaagaagccaatacGTGAAACGAGGATCCTTGTTAGGGTCCTTCAAGTTTGAATTTTTACATTGCTTCTGTGATTTCAATATGGATGATCTTTTGTGAAGAAGTTTGACTCAACCTCAAAAGTGTCAGTTGCGCCATTAAACAGTTTACACGTATTTGTTATTACGGTGCTATATTATGAGTGTGGTGTGCGTGTATAGTCTATGGTAAGATGTATGCATATTTATAgttgaaatattttgtaaaatcCAAAAAAAgtctgactatttatttattttaatttatttatttatagattcttttataccgcggtacttatagacatacatcacctcggtttacagtgaaacaataaattagcaacaggctttacatgtaacagtttaaaaaaaacagtaaaacatgtattcatttgtttgttttttgtttttttttttgtatttgagtaAAACATGTATATATTTGAGTACATGTATTCAGTTTTAAGTGTGCattttttatacatatatttttgtaataaagatTAAAATTTATTCTCTATGTTTTTCCTCACAAGTATTTCTATAGCGCTGATTCCCTTTGgaaattgatatatatatatatatatatatataaaattaaaacacacCACTAATGtgttaaatgatttgaaagatgattaatgttgcaagctttattaaacaatggcaaagaatatcaaaactattcaaaaaataattcaaaaaataaattgGCACAATATACACACTTTGTTATTGTTTCattgtgaaacaattacaaagtatctTTTCTTAAGAACTGTAATTCAACTGTATCCTTTAATGAAGgtatcttccatgtgactcatttgcaattcacaaagtatccttcttgaagtccagctctattgcaagtgtctcattgtttcattacaagcactttgaataattttgacaatgttttatgtgaTATCTATACATGTTAAAAATGCATAACACTGAAGAGAGTTTAGATgcggtgtgaatgaggaatgactGACTAGGCCAATtgataaatatatatgtgtgtgtcatTGTGCCACACACGCACACTTTTTCTTACCagaaatttgatttttttgatgCTGAAAGTGTCAGAGCTTCTGATGTGATCTGCCAGACGCCCCGGAGTCGCCACGACAACGTGAGGCTTCCGGGAGAGTTCCAAAGCTTGGGCAATCATATCTGGAAGAACAGGACACAAAGGGCAGGTATCTAGTGCTCCACAGAACGCTCCAGCGAAGGAAGGAAAGCAGGCCCTAGAGCAGTGGTCACTCTCTCTCTTTATGAAAAAATACAGCAGGGAAACTTTCCCAATAGCCCATATGTTAGCTGCAAACATATGTGGGTGAATCAGGGAAATGTTCAAAGAGAAGCGACCCatgttgtttctctttgaaaatgagaaaATGTGTTAAAAGCATCTGCACATtttggggtcgattttcaaaggcccacgcaGGCGACCATGTGTGCATAGTTCCTGGCGTGAGCACATGGACGTGACTATTGTATAataggcacacgcatgttataaaatatgattcccgcaCTCACATGGCCTCTTATGtgcgggtgggggtggggggagggattttcCAATGTACGTGCAGCGACGTgtttgggcctttgcccagttccttcccagtccgctccaattaagaagcggactgggagggaactttcctatacccctagCTACccttcctccccgacccctaacctctaCCTAGCTactcaaattttttttgttttttaccttactgctcctttggagcagaagtactTCAGCGCACCAGCCGGCTGCAGGCGCATGCTTCCCCAGGGCAGAGCCTAACGGCCATTGTCCCAGTCGGCCCCGTAGTGACCTTAATATATAATAACCATACATACCCATACCCCCAACGATAATACAGTCCTTCAGTCCCAGGGGCTTTCCCAACACTCGGAACTGTTCTGCTATCTGGTAGGCCAACTCCCTGTAAAAGCAGGCAAATCATAAGGGAGCTGTTAATCATTGAAAGCCATCAATGGCTACAGCACTGTAcaaggagaaaagaaaaccagACTCAAAATTCCACACACACTTGTCATTGCACTGCTTGCTCAGCTCCACCAAGACCTTAagtaaataaattatttcaaagtatactgagaaattactacctacctgataatttccttttctttaatgaagacaggttaatccatgaccagtggggttatgcacctctaccagcagatggagacagagcaaattgACATCAAGGCTATATATAcgcctgcagtgacatcagcccgccagtattctctgcaaaagccaactgtggacagactaacaaaatgtgattattaacagataaccgttccagcactcagccaacaggaaaacaccgAGCTCAGTCAAAGaaagtattaacactagtctagagaCTGGGTTAACACTTACCAGAAACCCCTGAAAAAACACAGCCACACCCgctggcagccaagggcgggaaggtggatccatctgtctatattaaagaaaaggaaattatcaggcaagtagtaatttctcatttcttagcttttagataggtgaatccagaacaagtgggatgtaccaaagctacttcagAACAGGACGAGAGGCTGCCCGCAGaccagtcaaaaccacacgtgGAAAAGGCTGCATTCTCTCggacctgcacatccagacgataatacctggaaaaggtgtgtaaggaggaccacgtcacaactcagcaaatgtcaacgggagacaacaattTAAACTTCCGCccttgacactgcctgagccgtagta
It encodes:
- the DDX49 gene encoding LOW QUALITY PROTEIN: probable ATP-dependent RNA helicase DDX49 (The sequence of the model RefSeq protein was modified relative to this genomic sequence to represent the inferred CDS: inserted 1 base in 1 codon; substituted 2 bases at 2 genomic stop codons), producing the protein MAGFERFGISSWLREQCAQLGISQPTPVQTSCIPAIMNGQDCMGCAKTGSGKTAAFVLPILQKLSEDPFGIFCLVLTPTRELAYQIAEQFRVLGKPLGLKDCIIVGGMDMIAQALELSRKPHVVVATPGRLADHIRSSDTFSIKKIKFLVLDEADRLLEQGCTDFTKDLEVILGAVPKQRQTLLFSATLTDTLQQLKGIAMNKPFFWEASSEVRTVDELDQRYILVPEKVKDAYLVHLIQKFQDEHEDWSIIIFTSTCKTCQILNMMLREFNFPSVALHSMMKQKQRFAXLAKFKSSIFKILIATDLAARGLDIPTVQVXXTTTHRAAKLYIHRVGRTARAGRHGIAITLVTQYDIHLVARYREQIKIKVKDFAVDESEVLKILTQVNVTRRECEIKLESTDFDEKREINKRKQLILEGKDPDLEAKRKAELEKIKQKSGNSKSKIQEKLQRKQEAQQRRKLQKRAKPQEMTALVLGLKPLAFRAFTSTVVEIVHSSCSCHDPKNTPWWTAAFSFSPAMREYWDRTGCD